From a single Canis aureus isolate CA01 chromosome 5, VMU_Caureus_v.1.0, whole genome shotgun sequence genomic region:
- the ENC1 gene encoding ectoderm-neural cortex protein 1: MSVSVHENRKSRASSGSINIYLFHKSSYADSVLTHLNLLRQQRLFTDVLLHAGNRTFPCHRAVLAACSRYFEAMFSGGLKESQDSEVNFDNSIHPEVLELLLDYAYSSRVIINEENAESLLEAGDMLEFQDIRDACAEFLEKNLHPTNCLGMLLLSDAHQCTKLYELSWRMCLSNFQTIRKNEDFLQLPQDMVVQLLSSEELETEDERLVYESAINWISYDLKKRYCYLPELLQTVRLALLPAIYLMENVAMEELITKQRKSKEIVEEAIRCKLKILQNDGVVTSLCARPRKTGHALFLLGGQTFMCDKLYLVDQKAKEIIPKADIPSPRKEFSACAIGCKVYITGGRGSENGVSKDVWVYDTLHEEWSKAAPMLVARFGHGSAELKHCLYVVGGHTAATGCLPASPSVSLKQVEHYDPTTNKWTMVAPLREGVSNAAVVSAKLKLFAFGGTSVSHDKLPKVQCYDQCENRWTVPATCPQPWRYTAAAVLGNQIFIMGGDTEFSACSAYKFNSETYQWTKVGDVTAKRMSCHAVASGNKLYVVGGYFGIQRCKTLDCYDPTLDVWNSITTVPYSLIPTAFVSTWKHLPS; the protein is encoded by the coding sequence ATGTCGGTCAGCGTGCACGAGAaccgcaagtccagggccagctCCGGCTCCATCAACATCTACCTGTTCCACAAGTCTTCCTACGCCGACAGCGTCCTCACGCATCTGAACCTTCTGCGCCAGCAGCGCCTCTTCACTGACGTCCTCCTCCACGCGGGGAACAGGACCTTCCCCTGCCACCGGGCCGTGCTGGCCGCGTGCAGCCGCTACTTTGAGGCCATGTTCAGCGGCGGCCTGAAGGAGAGCCAGGACAGCGAGGTCAACTTCGACAACTCCATCCACCCGGAGGTCCTGGAGCTGCTCCTTGACTACGCCTACTCCTCGCGGGTCATCATCAATGAAGAAAACGCAGAGTCGCTCCTGGAAGCCGGCGACATGCTGGAGTTTCAGGACATCCGGGATGCGTGCGCCGAGTTCCTAGAAAAGAATCTGCATCCCACCAACTGCCTGGGCATGCTGCTGCTCTCCGACGCACACCAGTGCACGAAGCTCTATGAACTCTCCTGGCGAATGTGTCTCAGCAATTTCCAGACCATCAGGAAGAACGAAGATTTCCTCCAGCTGCCCCAGGACATGGTGGTGCAGCTCTTGTCCAGCGAAGAGCTGGAGACAGAAGATGAAAGGCTCGTGTACGAGTCTGCAATTAACTGGATCAGCTACGACCTGAAGAAGCGCTACTGCTACCTCCCAGAGCTGCTGCAGACGGTGAGGCTGGCCCTCCTCCCCGCCATTTACCTCATGGAGAACGTGGCCATGGAGGAACTCATTACCaagcagagaaagagcaaggagaTAGTGGAAGAGGCCATCAGGTGCAAACTAAAAATCCTGCAGAACGATGGCGTGGTGACCAGCCTCTGTGCCCGGCCTCGGAAAACCGGCCACGCTCTGTTCCTCTTGGGAGGGCAGACCTTCATGTGCGATAAGCTGTATCTGGTAGACCAGAAGGCCAAAGAGATCATCCCCAAGGCCGACATTCCCAGCCCAAGAAAAGAATTCAGCGCGTGTGCAATTGGCTGCAAAGTATACATCACCGGGGGCCGGGGGTCTGAGAACGGAGTCTCGAAAGACGTCTGGGTGTATGATACCCTGCACGAGGAGTGGTCCAAAGCCGCCCCCATGTTGGTGGCCAGGTTTGGCCACGGCTCTGCCGAACTGAAGCACTGCCTGTATGTGGTTGGGGGGCACACGGCCGCAACGGGCTGCCTCCCGGCCTCCCCCTCCGTCTCTCTAAAGCAAGTAGAACACTATGACCCCACGACCAACAAGTGGACCATGGTGGCCCCACTCCGAGAAGGTGTCAGCAACGCGGCGGTGGTGAGCGCCAAGCTCAAGCTGTTCGCTTTCGGAGGTACCAGCGTCAGTCATGACAAGCTCCCTAAGGTTCAGTGTTACGATCAGTGTGAGAACAGGTGGACGGTGCCCgccacctgcccccagccctggcgTTACACGGCTGCAGCTGTGCTGGGCAACCAGATCTTCATCATGGGTGGGGACACCGAGTTCTCGGCCTGCTCCGCCTACAAATTCAACAGCGAGACGTACCAGTGGACCAAGGTGGGAGACGTGACCGCAAAGCGCATGAGCTGCCACGCTGTGGCCTCCGGAAACAAACTCTACGTGGTCGGGGGATACTTTGGCATCCAGCGGTGCAAGACTCTGGACTGCTACGACCCCACGTTAGATGTGTGGAACAGCATAACCACGGTCCCGTACTCGCTGATCCCCACTGCGTTCGTCAGCACCTGGAAGCACCTGCCTTCCTAA